The Aptenodytes patagonicus chromosome 19, bAptPat1.pri.cur, whole genome shotgun sequence genome contains the following window.
CTACTTGCTCTGTTTAAGTTAACTTTGAtaacaaagcagcagcaacactgaAAACGCCCTAAACAGACACTTGCTGGCAAGGAACGGTCTCATCACTTACATAGGCCCCCCTGAGTACAAGCTCTCGGAACAATGGAATAGTCCATATAATGAATTTATTATACTCTGTGTTGCCTTTCCTAagcaaaacaacaagaaaatgaagcatttcacCAGTCAGGTGAAGAATTAAAGTGGGGAGTGGAGGATGAAAGAATAAATCAGTTTTCAGCATAATTCACACATCAATAGGCAGGCTATGCATGTCTTAAAACTAATGCTGCAATCTGATCAGTGTGAACAGCTTTTCTAGATGGAGCCCCATGGACTGCACAGTAATTCATAGGCAAATTCTCCTGGAGGTCTGGAACCTTGTTGGGCCATACAGATAATACTCTCCCTTGCTGTAGCTTCCATCGTACAAAGACCTCTGCCCTGCACAAACACGAGCAAAGAGATTACTGATTCATTATTCTAACTTAACACACCTTCATACAGTCAGGAAGagattttcacttcttttccccTAATACACAACAACTTACTTACGCTAAGAAGAAGCAGACATGCTTACTTGTAGGAACCTGACAGAAAGCATCCAGCTTTCTCAAATAGAGTCCCTCTTCAGGTATGCTGGCCCAGGTGCAACCTATATGGTGGAAAGGTTAATTCACACAGCCCACGGACATTACGGTGTCAAACAATGAAGAGCTAGTATCTTGTGACAGTTGGTGCTAATGGGAAGGTTACAGCCTCCTTCCTAATAATCCTGGACCTGATAGCTTGCTCCCAGCTCTCAGTAACCCTAGGAGCAGGCACATTCTCATAGGCATAAAAGCTTCCTGATGTTGAAATTTCAATGCTGAATACCCTGAAAATCCAATGAAGGGTAAGTGCTACTGGAGTTTGTTTCCTGAACATCCTCAGCCTGTTTCCAAACTCAGCTACACTAACATAAACTGTGGGTCATTGAAATTATTTGTGGATAAAATAACAGAGGTCAGAGGAGGTTGAAGACTGAGCTATGAGCACTTGTGAAGAGAATCGTACAGAAGATGAATAAGAAACAGATAAGAGCTCAAATTCCACAGAGGCTGAGCTGGTAATGTGCCATCCCATCACCTGGCATTTTGTGtggacattttaaaaagccactttTCAGAAAGCAAGAACAATTTATTTCACATAAAAGGCTCCATAATTAGACCCCTAAGACTGAAGCCAGGTGTGTTTGTACTTTAGGTAATTTGCTGAGTTCTATTAGCATTTAAATAATCAAAGCTAACCTTTGAAGTTAGCATGCCAGTCAGATGGGGGAAGCTCATCTCTAGCTGTGTCATTTCCATCTCCATTAAGCAGCAGTGCATGAATTTACAGACTAGGATTACAGAAGTTGCTGAGGAGAAAAGCCTGCAATAAAATTACTTCTACACAGAAAGAAAGATACAGATATCTTTCTCAAATGTGTCTGCTTTTGGGTACCTGTTTATAAGTTAGGCAGCAATCAAGACTTGGTCTCATCCAGTTTATTATTAGAGGGCTAAGTTGTATTTATTTCCCTTGGTCATCACACAAATCCTATACGCTCTCACTGCTTTATCCCTTTCCACTCCTGTCTGTCTTTACTACGCACAAAATCGAGGATGATGCACATCCTCACCTTAGCTATCTGCCTTTATTCTGTATTAACATAACACTCCCACCTGATGCGAGCTTCCTTCATTCATGTACCGCACTTTCAAAACATGCACCTCGTTTCTCTGCCAGATTCTTCATTGCCGTGATGCTTTAAACAAAACCACTTGCCAACTGTTAAGACTGCTGGATGCAGAGGTCGTTGTCCCACACCAGCTGATATTGCTAGTTTGCTTCCAATCTAAGATAAATTATGTCAGCTGTAGGTAGATCTGTGGAACAGAAGGACAAGAAAATGGAGGAAGGAGATGTAAAAACATAATGTATGTGGTTGCTTCTTCATACAGCACCCAGCAGTAGTAAGTCCATATCAGCTTGGTTCAAAACCCTCTGAACTCAGAGGAAAggctttctttggttttgctgaGCTTTAGGACAGTCTCCAAAATAAAGGCCCAGGCAGAAATCACTGCATGTCAAGTGAAATCAGAGAGATTTATGAGTGTACTAGCTAAGCAAACGAGGAGGGCAGAAGGCAGAGACTTGGTGTAATTGCTTCGATACTACCCGGACAGTGATTGAAAGGACCCTGTCTGTTGCTCTACCCACTCAATATCACGGGTTCTGCCTTTCATTCTGTAAGGATCTAACAGGATCATCTTGATTTGCACCCTGGGACCAGTGGAAATTGTACTCATTTATAGTTGAAATTTGCTACTCACATAGGAGAGACGCTGAAAAGTTTTACTGAAAGTTAATAAGAAACTGCTGTAAAGCTCTGAGGCAAAATAAGAGAAAGTTTCATACAAACAGGCTGCCTGTTACAGTCGCCAAATTGGTAATTCAGACACTTTTATCTGGGGAGCCTAAATCCAAAGATCTACAAAATCTCTTTCTTTGGGTAAGGCCCCTGGGCTTTCTGGAAAGAACATTTGCTCCACAGGAATTTCTCACTCCAACCCAAGCTGTGGGGGACGAACACACCATCATTTATGGGAAAGATGGTGGGATATGAGGAGAGGGTGGTGACTGATTCACTGCTGTAGCCAAGGCATGGCTGGAGAGCAAGTAATATTTACAGCAAAGTGGTCAGCTATACCATCGCTCAAGGCAGACTTAGGCCACTAAAAGGTTAGTGCCTCTTAGCTACAGAGGGAAGGGTTTGCCGACAATGCCAGAGGAAGGCAAGAACCATCATCACGTGAACTCGCAAGGAAGGGAAATCTCCTAAACCCAAATCTCAGGATGTGGTCTATTCATATAGCACAAAAGTATgtatacagagaagaaaaagctgttggGAGCTGCTGCAGACAGAGGAAAATTTCTGATTCCccccacttctctcccccatgcaGGAGAAATGACCCATCCCTCATCCCCTTGGAGGGGAAATCAACCCCCTGCTTGGGCCAGCTCACAGCTCCTGCGTGCCTGCAGATGTGAGACAGAGCAAACAGGCAGAAAGTGCAAGGTCCTTTCACTGCATCAAGTCCTACCTAACAGTGATGGAGAGTGGAGGGGGAGGAAATCACTGGGAAAATGAGTGCTGCCAGGAGAGAAGGAGATGACTTGGGGCAGTTCTCTCTCTCTGGAGGATTTGCTGCACTCAGGGGACCCCCCTCTCCTGGAGGGTCACCTGTGGGGCCAGTTGTAACCAGTTCCCTTATCGAAGCCGGGGGGCAGAGCGCGGCACTCCGGCTCCTGCGGGGatctggcaggaggcagctgagCTCCCTCCGGGCAGAGAGTGGGGATATAAGCAGAGGCATCCATGGGCAAAGCGGCGACACGGTGCCGAGCTGGgttaggataggataggataggataggataggataggataggataggataggataggatgcAGCTCTCGGCTCTGTGCTGCGGggcctcgctgctgctgctcgtcctgccgtgggcaggagcGCAGCCACCCGGCGGCGAGCACGGTGCGGAGCTGCGGTCCTTGCAGGTATCGGGGCCGGGGGGTGGCCGGGGCTCCCGGGGCGGCCATCCGCACCCGTGCCGCCGGGGCGAagcgggcaggagcggggctCCCTGTCCCCCCGCCGTGGCCgccgctcctctcctctccttccctctccaggACCTCCTGGAGGCGCTGGGGCAGCTccgggaggaggaaggggaaccGGGCCTGGAAGACGAGCCGGTGGCCGGGGCTGAGGACGGGGGCTCCGAGTGGGACCTCCCGGGGGCGGAGAGCGGCCCGCCGGCTGCCCCGCTCCCGGcgcccagccctccccagccggCGGAGGGGCAGAGCCGGTGGAGGAGTCTCCTCGCCTCCTACAGACGGAGACACTTCTCCGGCTGCTTTGGGACGAGGATGGAGAGGATCGGCGCGCAGACGGGGCTCGGATGCAACCAGTACAAAGCCCGTAGGTCCCGGGTTAGAACCCGCGGCTCCCCGCGGCGCAGGGAAACGGGGGAGGCCGGAGCTCGCCCCTGCCCGCCAAAGCGGAGGCGGCCGGGACAGCCGCTGGGAGCGGCCGCTGTCCCCGGCTGAAAGCCTCGGAGCGGCTCCCCCAGCAGCTCTCTGCCCTTCTCTCCCAGGTTtctggaggagagggagaagctgAAGCCGCGACGGCCTCCCAAGCGCTTCCTGAGCCTCCAGGCCGGTGTCCAGCAGTCAGCTAGCCAGGCTCCCCCCGGAGCCTCCGCGGGGGTGGGGTATGGAGCAATAAACTTTTGTACAAAGCCTGCATTGCCTTTTGTGAGTGTTTTTTCGGTCACGGCGTA
Protein-coding sequences here:
- the LOC143169099 gene encoding uncharacterized protein LOC143169099, which produces MQLSALCCGASLLLLVLPWAGAQPPGGEHGAELRSLQDLLEALGQLREEEGEPGLEDEPVAGAEDGGSEWDLPGAESGPPAAPLPAPSPPQPAEGQSRWRSLLASYRRRHFSGCFGTRMERIGAQTGLGCNQYKARFWRRGRS